In Idiomarina sp. PL1-037, a single genomic region encodes these proteins:
- a CDS encoding diguanylate cyclase domain-containing protein translates to MKRTLGVVSAFFVTFTMTVFNSHAGQSDDWTQAYKEVRVGVPEQTEPLVSIKDGEAIGLDVDLIKKFTQGFSANIVWKPCGHWHDCIKAIKNKEIDVLTSVSYSVERNQFMDFTQSYWSTPWAVASMNTAQLASGSLSLEQLADSKIGVIEGYNIVPQLSQLRSVQTVEVSGIREGVNLLRNGAVDYYVDSLPLLVHELQERPLPGSELSVIDDAQGEELYLAVRDDWKPLVMALNHGIDSVTESERNELKNKWYGFHLEQGWSNKELLDIAMKVGSVVLLIIVGFAIWNSRLRQEVKLRKAAERRIRHIATHDELTGLPNRNLMQDRLGQTISQNERTGKPFAVLFLDLDGFKKINDEFGHSYGDELLIQAAHRMGTLLRRSDTVCRHGGDEFVILLPTANSVGSSLAVSRKLVVQLAKPYKVKKQQLEISVSIGVALYPKNGTNIDDLLRSADKAMYRAKAAGKNDVRLAGDDG, encoded by the coding sequence TTGAAACGAACTTTAGGTGTAGTAAGTGCCTTTTTTGTCACTTTTACTATGACCGTCTTTAATAGCCATGCTGGGCAATCTGATGACTGGACCCAAGCCTATAAAGAGGTGCGTGTCGGTGTGCCCGAACAGACGGAGCCTCTGGTTTCAATAAAAGACGGTGAAGCCATAGGGCTCGATGTTGATTTAATTAAAAAATTTACCCAGGGGTTTTCGGCAAATATAGTCTGGAAACCTTGTGGTCATTGGCATGACTGCATTAAGGCGATAAAAAATAAAGAAATTGATGTACTGACCAGCGTTTCATACTCCGTTGAACGCAATCAGTTTATGGATTTCACCCAAAGTTATTGGTCGACGCCCTGGGCTGTAGCCTCTATGAACACCGCTCAGCTGGCCAGTGGCAGTCTGAGTCTGGAGCAGTTAGCCGATAGCAAAATTGGTGTCATTGAAGGCTACAATATAGTGCCGCAGCTGTCTCAGCTTCGCAGCGTTCAAACGGTTGAAGTGAGCGGCATACGTGAAGGTGTGAATTTATTACGTAATGGTGCGGTTGATTACTACGTTGACAGTTTGCCGTTATTGGTTCATGAGTTGCAGGAACGGCCATTGCCGGGCTCTGAGCTTTCAGTTATTGATGATGCACAGGGCGAAGAACTTTACCTGGCTGTGCGAGATGACTGGAAACCTCTAGTCATGGCTTTAAATCATGGCATTGACAGTGTCACTGAAAGTGAGCGTAATGAACTAAAAAATAAATGGTACGGTTTTCATTTAGAGCAGGGCTGGAGCAATAAAGAGTTACTTGATATTGCGATGAAAGTTGGCTCTGTCGTTTTATTAATTATTGTTGGCTTCGCTATATGGAATAGCCGTTTACGTCAGGAAGTTAAATTGCGTAAAGCGGCAGAGAGGCGCATTCGCCATATTGCAACGCACGATGAATTGACGGGTCTACCGAACCGAAATTTAATGCAAGATCGTCTTGGGCAAACCATTAGTCAGAACGAAAGAACGGGAAAACCCTTTGCCGTGCTTTTTTTAGACCTGGATGGATTTAAGAAAATAAATGACGAATTTGGGCACAGTTATGGCGATGAACTCTTAATTCAGGCCGCACACCGAATGGGCACGTTGTTAAGACGTTCGGACACAGTATGCCGCCATGGTGGTGATGAATTCGTTATCCTGCTACCAACAGCAAACAGTGTTGGTTCATCACTCGCCGTGTCCCGTAAATTGGTTGTGCAGTTGGCTAAACCTTACAAAGTGAAAAAGCAACAGCTGGAAATTAGTGTATCCATTGGCGTTGCACTTTACCCTAAGAACGGCACCAATATTGACGATTTGCTTCGCTCTGCGGACAAGGCGATGTACCGTGCCAAGGCCGCTGGAAAAAATGATGTGCGTCTGGCTGGCGACGACGGATGA